Within the Natronospira bacteriovora genome, the region ATTTCAGCTGAATGAGGCCAAACTTATCGTCCGATCCCCACCGAACAAGCGATTAGCCGATGGGAACATTCCGGCGGACGCAAAAAGCACCCCAGAAAAGTAATGGATGTCTCTGTTCTTGCTGTTCTTTCTTGCTGTTCTGTGTTCTGTGAATGCCTGTCGCTTTCTTTCCTTCCTGTTCCTTCCTGCCTTCATTCTACTGGCATTCAGACTCAGGCATAGACACCCCTCTATCACATAACCATACAATAACCTCCTTGTACGCCTTTTCAGTGCTACTTCCAGCCTTAAACGCACCTTGATAGCTGGCGACTAAATCAGCCAGCGTATCACCTCTATCGCTCTCAATTCGGAAATCTGCGCCGCTTTCGAGAAGGAAGAGCACAATGTCAAATTGCGCCAGGTCTGCTGCTTCCATAACAGGAGTAATTCCACCGCCAATTCTTCTATCGCCGAGCTTCCACCCGCGCTTCTGCGCGTCGATGTTTGCTCCTGACTCCAATAAGATTTCTATCGCTCGCCTGTTGGTCAAAGCACGAAAAATGGGCGTAATCCCTTCTTCCCCGGCCACTAAATTGGGGTCGCCACCAAACTCCAAAGCTGTCTTCAGGATGTCAGAATCCTCTGCCCGTGCTGCCCAATGCATTACGGAGCCACCATCGTCGAACACGACATTTGGATTGGCGCCATGTTCCAACAACCTACGAAACCCAGCCGCATTCTGCATCGCCCAAAACAGAGGCGTTGCGCCCCGGCGACCCTGATAATTTACATCAATGCTTTTCTCAACAAGCCCATCAATACGGTCAATGCTCCCCCTCCCGGCCGCTCTTGCTAATGCCCGAACCCGCCTATCTGGAAACATCTCCCTAGCGGACATATGCGCAACAGGTTTTGAATCTACCTCGCTTCCCATGGCGTTCTCACCAGAAATAGAGTTTGATCCCAGCACCACTGCAATAGTCAAAGAAACTGCAGTGAAAGCCATCACATAGATGAATGTTCTCATGAGTCAGCATCCCATCGCTCTACAAACGCCCCGCATCCCATGAAGCCCAGCGGGTCCCAAAGATCTTTGAGTGCCTGGCACGCTAGCCGGTGTTAATGCATTACCGGCTCTCAATGCATCCGTCGAGCTGTAATAATGCGTAACGCTACCTCTTTCGCTAGAGAAATCACCCAACGTATTATCATGCAAGCCTGCAGCATTGAACACACGAGCGCTCGCGTCCGTGTGAATGGCAGCAGCGGCGGCCAAACCGCCACCTAGAGAATGGCCTGTAAATCGAATGTTTCCACCATAATCCCTATGCAGCTGCCGTGCAGTTAAAATAGCAGACTCGTACTGACTACTTGCTAAGCCAAATGCCTGCCTGAAATTGGCTATCCAGTCCCGAATACTAAAAAATCTGGTTCCTCTAAAAGCGAGAACCGCACTCCCTTCTTCGTTGACAAATAGAGCGGCTCTCAGGCCTGTGTCATTTTCATATCTTCTGGCTAACTCGTACCCGTCAGCGCCTGTGCAACTGGAATCGGCTACGCACCTTGAAAGACGAGCATCTGTGACGGCTTCGCTTGATACGCTGGCCACGGTTCCGCTCTGAGCCGCCTGCCCAACCGCAAAAGCAAACGCCGCACTCACCGCCCCATTTGTGAAAACCAGCGCACCTGACGCCCGTCATAGCGAGAGCAGTGATTTTTCCCTGATGCTTCCTCTACTTAGCCGCCGTTTTTCCCGACGCGAATGCCGGGGCCGAAAAATTTTCCTAGAGGCGGTTTTTCAGCCCGAGGCACGGTTTTCTTCTGAGGTTCAGTGTAGCGGTAAAGCGTGACGCTGGCACCCCAGGGCGGGTGGCCGGGCCGCTCAAGGCGGGAGCGTAAGCCGGCCTCTGGCCGGGTGGGGATCAAACCAAAGAGCGGCGAAGCCGCACCTTACGGCGGACGCAGCGAAGCGGAGTTCGCCGCGCGGCCAGGTGAACATAGTGCGGATTATGCGGCGAAGCGGACAGGCGGGCGGCGGCGCCGGGCGAGCAGCCCGAGTGCCGCCGGCCGACTGCGCATAATCCCCCGCATTATGTTTGGCTGGCCGCCAAAGCCCCCTTGAGGGGGATGGGGGGTGTGGCCCGGCACAGTCTCGCCCCGCGAGTCTGTGCCGGGCCTTAACCAATCAAACGCCCGCGAGCGAAGCTGGCGGGCACCGACTCTTTCCAGGGCGGTCAACGAAGTCGATGCATGGGCGGCGGGCACGAGGGGAGCCCGGCGCGGCGCTTGCGGGCGGCCGGCGCCGCGGAAGACGCGGAGCGGCTGAAGCGCTGCGCCGGGCGCACTGTGCAAGCGCCGTGACGGGCGGGTCGGAGGGTCGAGGGCGGCTAAGAGGAAAAAACCGTCGGTCGGCTACAGCTCGTCCAGACGCCGGGGCAGCAATCGGCGGGTATCGCGCACGGTGAGGATGTCGATGCGGTCGTCGGCGATCAGGTAGATGATCCGATACGGCGATTCGATGAGTTCTCGGATGTCCTCGCGCTGGTAGCGTTCA harbors:
- a CDS encoding ankyrin repeat domain-containing protein, whose product is MRTFIYVMAFTAVSLTIAVVLGSNSISGENAMGSEVDSKPVAHMSAREMFPDRRVRALARAAGRGSIDRIDGLVEKSIDVNYQGRRGATPLFWAMQNAAGFRRLLEHGANPNVVFDDGGSVMHWAARAEDSDILKTALEFGGDPNLVAGEEGITPIFRALTNRRAIEILLESGANIDAQKRGWKLGDRRIGGGITPVMEAADLAQFDIVLFLLESGADFRIESDRGDTLADLVASYQGAFKAGSSTEKAYKEVIVWLCDRGVSMPESECQ
- a CDS encoding Mbeg1-like protein, with the translated sequence MSAAFAFAVGQAAQSGTVASVSSEAVTDARLSRCVADSSCTGADGYELARRYENDTGLRAALFVNEEGSAVLAFRGTRFFSIRDWIANFRQAFGLASSQYESAILTARQLHRDYGGNIRFTGHSLGGGLAAAAAIHTDASARVFNAAGLHDNTLGDFSSERGSVTHYYSSTDALRAGNALTPASVPGTQRSLGPAGLHGMRGVCRAMGC